A region of uncultured Fretibacterium sp. DNA encodes the following proteins:
- a CDS encoding Rpn family recombination-promoting nuclease/putative transposase encodes MAEEGYMTDNGSESIRLDRLSDRFFKYLFATEEHKDLLIAFLNEVLLDLDPDGSARRIEDVAYGDRESSPLYRDAKLPRFDVLATAEDGRIFHIEVQVAKDRHFLERSLYYSAMTYFLQLGEGDEYGDLAPVIFVGLLDFEVFPSTAGDGTYHSLHRILDVRDRRWEMKGMEFHFLELPKLRRRKAGPRTGLDRLLSYLGNVGGERAMQEMAQTDTRVERMMQLESLFTKDPKLLRDYFIARRDRADYENSFKQARSDGFEEGRSEGRSEGRLEGRAEGVEKTAVAMLKEKVDVHLVSRVTGLSMERLKELQARSDS; translated from the coding sequence ATGGCGGAGGAGGGCTACATGACGGACAACGGGAGTGAGTCGATACGCCTGGATCGGCTGAGCGATCGTTTCTTCAAGTACCTGTTCGCGACGGAGGAGCACAAGGATCTCCTCATCGCCTTTTTGAACGAGGTGCTTCTGGACCTGGATCCGGACGGGAGCGCCCGTCGAATCGAGGATGTGGCTTACGGGGATCGTGAAAGCTCGCCCCTGTATCGTGACGCGAAGCTGCCTCGTTTTGACGTGCTCGCCACGGCGGAGGACGGCCGTATCTTTCACATCGAGGTTCAAGTTGCGAAAGATCGTCATTTCCTGGAGCGCAGCCTCTACTACTCGGCGATGACCTACTTTCTGCAGCTTGGAGAGGGAGACGAATACGGCGACCTGGCGCCCGTGATTTTCGTGGGGTTGTTGGACTTCGAGGTGTTTCCGTCGACTGCCGGAGATGGGACCTATCATTCTCTCCATCGGATTCTGGATGTGCGAGACCGCCGGTGGGAGATGAAGGGGATGGAGTTCCACTTCCTGGAACTTCCGAAGCTGAGGCGGCGCAAAGCCGGCCCCAGGACGGGGCTGGATAGGTTGTTGAGTTATCTGGGCAACGTGGGAGGTGAACGGGCGATGCAGGAGATGGCGCAGACGGATACCCGTGTCGAGCGAATGATGCAGCTGGAGTCTCTTTTTACGAAGGACCCCAAGCTTTTGCGGGACTATTTCATCGCCAGGCGCGATCGTGCGGACTACGAGAACAGTTTCAAACAGGCCCGAAGCGATGGGTTTGAGGAAGGTCGTTCGGAAGGTCGTTCGGAAGGTCGCCTGGAAGGTCGTGCGGAAGGTGTGGAAAAGACGGCTGTGGCGATGCTGAAGGAGAAGGTCGACGTCCATCTGGTCTCCCGGGTAACCGGGCTTTCTATGGAGCGACTGAAGGAATTGCAGGCTCGGTCGGATTCCTGA